Proteins from a genomic interval of Paenibacillus sp. FSL H8-0048:
- the rfbH gene encoding lipopolysaccharide biosynthesis protein RfbH, whose product MPTEASTLREQILELTGQFYGSRWPGRSFVAGRDYVPVSGKVFDGEELINLVDASLDFHLTAGRYTAEFERRFSQIMGKKHTLLVNSGSSANLLAVAALTSPQLGERRLRPGDEVITVAAGFPTTVNPLIQHGLIPVFVDVELPTYNIDTSQLDAALSSRTRAVMLAHTLGNPFDLASVKSFADRHSLWLIEDTCDAVGSLYEGQPAGSFGDLATVSFFPAHHMTMGEGGAVLTSGARLKKIVESFRDWGRDCWCQPGADNTCGKRYDWTKGELPAGYDHKYTYSHIGYNLKATDMQAAIGVAQLEKLGGFHAVRKRNFEYLKELLKPAEEWLILPEATPRSEPSWFGFPLTVREESPLTRNEIVRKLEEARIGTRLLFAGNLLKQPAYSGASYRVAGPLTQTDRIMNDTFWTGIYPGVTPEMLDYTAEVLLGLLEGKGGKA is encoded by the coding sequence TTGCCTACTGAAGCTTCAACCTTGCGTGAGCAAATACTGGAATTGACGGGCCAGTTCTACGGCAGCCGTTGGCCTGGACGGTCATTCGTGGCAGGCCGGGACTACGTACCGGTCAGCGGTAAGGTATTCGACGGGGAGGAGTTAATCAATCTAGTTGACGCTTCCCTGGATTTTCATTTAACCGCAGGCAGGTATACCGCTGAGTTCGAGCGCCGCTTCTCCCAGATCATGGGGAAAAAGCATACGCTGCTGGTCAATTCCGGCTCCAGTGCGAACCTGCTTGCCGTTGCGGCACTGACTTCGCCGCAGCTTGGCGAACGCCGCCTGCGGCCGGGGGATGAGGTCATTACAGTAGCCGCCGGATTCCCCACTACAGTGAACCCTCTGATTCAGCATGGGCTGATTCCCGTGTTCGTTGATGTAGAGCTGCCTACTTACAATATAGATACTTCACAGCTTGATGCGGCGCTCAGTTCCCGTACCAGAGCAGTAATGCTGGCGCACACACTGGGCAATCCGTTTGACCTCGCCAGTGTCAAGTCATTTGCAGACCGTCATAGTCTGTGGCTTATCGAGGATACCTGCGATGCGGTAGGATCGCTGTATGAAGGACAGCCGGCCGGTTCCTTTGGGGATTTGGCAACCGTCAGCTTCTTCCCGGCCCACCATATGACGATGGGCGAGGGTGGCGCAGTGCTTACTTCCGGCGCCCGTCTTAAGAAAATCGTCGAATCTTTCCGCGACTGGGGCAGGGACTGCTGGTGCCAGCCGGGGGCCGACAATACCTGCGGCAAGCGGTATGACTGGACCAAAGGTGAACTGCCTGCCGGATACGACCACAAATATACGTATAGCCACATCGGCTACAATCTGAAGGCTACCGATATGCAGGCAGCCATCGGCGTAGCCCAACTGGAGAAGCTGGGTGGCTTCCATGCAGTCCGCAAACGCAACTTCGAGTATCTGAAGGAGCTGCTGAAGCCTGCGGAGGAATGGCTTATTCTCCCGGAAGCCACGCCGCGCAGCGAGCCGAGCTGGTTTGGCTTCCCGCTGACAGTGCGGGAAGAGTCGCCCTTAACGCGCAATGAGATCGTCCGCAAGCTGGAAGAGGCCCGCATCGGCACCCGGCTGCTGTTCGCCGGGAATCTGCTGAAGCAGCCGGCTTATTCCGGCGCGTCTTACCGTGTAGCCGGACCGCTGACCCAGACGGACAGGATTATGAACGATACCTTCTGGACAGGAATCTATCCGGGAGTTACACCGGAGATGCTGGACTACACGGCAGAAGTGCTTCTAGGTCTGCTTGAAGGCAAGGGGGGAAAAGCATGA
- the rfbF gene encoding glucose-1-phosphate cytidylyltransferase, producing MKVVILAGGYGTRISEETDVKPKPMIEIGDKPLLVHIMEHYASYGFDDFVICLGYLGHVIKKYFADFYLQSSDVSFDFGNGNQITRHNRQQRNWKVTLADTGREAMTGGRIRQVHKYTGNEPFMLTYGDGIADVNIPELLDFHRSHGKLATVTAAQPVGRFGALEIVEDTKVTGFVEKPKGDEGWVNGGFFVLQPEVFTMIEGDSTVWEQEPLRELAARDELRAYKHHGFWQPMDTLRDKRNLEQLWREGSLPWMRTQ from the coding sequence ATGAAGGTAGTCATACTGGCCGGGGGATACGGGACCCGGATCAGTGAAGAGACCGATGTGAAGCCCAAGCCGATGATTGAGATCGGCGATAAGCCGCTGCTTGTGCATATTATGGAGCATTATGCCTCGTATGGCTTCGATGATTTTGTCATTTGTTTGGGGTATTTGGGGCATGTCATCAAGAAATATTTTGCCGATTTCTACCTGCAGAGCTCGGATGTTTCGTTCGATTTCGGCAACGGCAATCAGATCACCCGCCATAACCGGCAGCAGCGGAATTGGAAGGTAACGCTCGCGGACACGGGCAGGGAGGCAATGACTGGAGGAAGAATCCGGCAAGTCCACAAATACACCGGCAATGAACCATTCATGCTGACTTATGGCGACGGTATTGCAGATGTCAATATACCTGAGTTGTTGGACTTCCACCGCTCTCACGGAAAATTAGCGACGGTTACCGCTGCACAGCCGGTAGGCCGTTTCGGTGCGCTGGAAATTGTAGAGGACACCAAGGTTACCGGCTTCGTAGAGAAGCCCAAAGGGGATGAAGGCTGGGTGAACGGCGGGTTCTTCGTACTCCAGCCCGAAGTATTCACTATGATCGAAGGTGACAGCACCGTCTGGGAGCAGGAGCCGCTCCGGGAGCTGGCCGCAAGGGATGAGCTAAGAGCTTACAAGCACCACGGCTTCTGGCAGCCGATGGACACACTCCGCGACAAGCGGAACCTGGAGCAGTTATGGCGGGAGGGAAGCCTCCCATGGATGAGAACGCAATGA
- the rfbG gene encoding CDP-glucose 4,6-dehydratase yields the protein MDENAMIPAEFWKGRRVFVTGHTGFKGSWLTRWLTMLGASVSGYAWDRDEHKLFPLIGAAPEVHTVWGDVRNRQRLDAALREAAPEVVFHLAAQPLVRTSYQFPADTFEVNVMGTVNLLEAVASAVDSGISVKAVVNVTTDKCYDNREWIWGYRETDPLGGYDPYSSSKACSELVTQAYRNSYFHPVRYAEHGVAIATARAGNVIGGGDDSLDRLVPDCLRAFAAGKRPLLRSPGATRPWQHVLEPLGGYLLLAEKLVQGGAEYAAAWNFGPGEQSVHSVQKVATRLAELWGEGACVDIVNSPVLHEAGELQLDSTKARRLLDWRSRWTVEQALQKTVDWQRALDAEQDMRRISEQQIREYMTVNL from the coding sequence ATGGATGAGAACGCAATGATACCTGCAGAATTCTGGAAGGGCCGCCGTGTCTTCGTGACCGGGCATACCGGCTTCAAGGGAAGCTGGCTCACCCGGTGGCTGACAATGCTGGGCGCAAGTGTGAGCGGCTATGCCTGGGACCGGGATGAGCATAAGCTCTTCCCGCTGATCGGAGCTGCGCCGGAAGTTCATACGGTCTGGGGGGATGTGCGGAACCGGCAACGCCTGGATGCGGCGCTGCGTGAAGCGGCCCCGGAGGTGGTGTTCCATCTGGCTGCCCAGCCGCTGGTCCGTACCTCTTACCAGTTCCCTGCCGACACCTTCGAGGTGAATGTGATGGGAACGGTGAACCTGCTGGAGGCGGTCGCGAGCGCCGTTGATTCCGGCATTTCAGTGAAGGCCGTCGTCAACGTTACAACAGATAAATGCTATGACAACCGTGAATGGATCTGGGGCTACCGCGAGACCGATCCATTGGGCGGCTATGATCCTTACTCTTCCAGCAAGGCATGTTCCGAGCTGGTGACGCAGGCTTACCGCAACAGCTATTTCCATCCGGTGCGCTATGCCGAGCATGGCGTAGCTATCGCTACCGCGAGAGCGGGGAATGTCATCGGAGGCGGCGATGATTCCCTGGACCGGCTGGTACCGGACTGCCTGCGGGCATTCGCAGCAGGTAAGAGGCCGCTGCTGCGCAGCCCGGGGGCGACGCGGCCTTGGCAGCATGTATTAGAGCCGCTTGGCGGCTACCTGCTGCTGGCAGAGAAGCTGGTGCAGGGAGGAGCAGAGTATGCTGCTGCCTGGAACTTTGGACCCGGGGAGCAGAGTGTCCACAGTGTGCAGAAGGTTGCCACCCGGCTGGCAGAGCTCTGGGGAGAAGGAGCCTGTGTGGATATCGTCAATTCCCCGGTGCTGCACGAGGCCGGGGAGCTGCAGCTTGACAGCACCAAGGCCCGCCGTCTGCTGGACTGGCGCTCGCGATGGACGGTAGAACAAGCGCTGCAAAAGACCGTTGACTGGCAGCGGGCACTGGATGCAGAACAGGACATGCGGCGGATCAGTGAGCAGCAGATTCGGGAATATATGACAGTTAACCTATAG
- a CDS encoding glycosyltransferase family 2 protein, with amino-acid sequence MITISLCMIVRNEENGLGRCLDCVKDIVDEIVIVDTGSTDRTKEIAAEYGALIYDFEWIDDFAAARNEAFSKATKEYILWLDADDTIEEIDREKFKKLKATMSTAYHSVNMPYNLAVDSEGRVTSSLRRNRLVRRECNFQWIGPVHEYLAAGGPTLESDVCITHKKDKSYTDRNLRIYRGREARGEEFSPRDLYYFANELRDHAFNEEALDYYEKFLQTGQGWIEDNYQACLKMAECHDRLGDKQGKLQALYRTLSYDIPRSEFCCRLGYDLMDQGRYDHAIYWFELATTLPKRETMGLQDMTSTTWVPHLQLCVCYDRLGRHVKANYHNEVALSYYPSHSSMLSNRKYFQELLGESYVNLIPISS; translated from the coding sequence ATGATTACCATCAGTCTATGTATGATCGTACGCAATGAAGAGAACGGCCTGGGCCGTTGCCTGGATTGTGTCAAAGATATTGTCGATGAAATCGTCATTGTCGATACAGGCTCCACGGACCGGACTAAGGAAATTGCTGCAGAGTACGGTGCGCTGATTTATGATTTTGAATGGATTGACGACTTCGCAGCGGCCCGTAACGAAGCCTTCAGCAAAGCCACAAAGGAATATATTCTTTGGCTGGATGCAGACGATACCATTGAAGAGATTGACCGTGAGAAATTCAAGAAGCTGAAAGCGACGATGTCCACAGCATACCATTCAGTAAACATGCCCTACAATCTGGCGGTAGACAGCGAGGGGAGGGTCACCTCAAGCCTCCGTAGGAACCGGCTGGTCCGGCGGGAATGCAATTTTCAATGGATAGGCCCGGTACATGAGTATTTGGCAGCAGGTGGCCCTACTTTGGAGAGCGACGTATGCATTACACATAAGAAAGACAAATCTTATACGGACCGCAACCTGCGCATTTACCGTGGACGCGAGGCCAGAGGAGAGGAATTTTCACCGCGGGATTTATATTACTTCGCCAATGAGCTTCGGGATCATGCCTTCAATGAAGAAGCGCTGGATTATTACGAAAAGTTTCTACAGACTGGTCAAGGATGGATTGAGGACAACTATCAAGCCTGCCTGAAGATGGCTGAATGCCATGACCGCCTCGGGGACAAACAAGGAAAGCTGCAGGCGCTTTATCGAACCTTGAGTTACGATATTCCCCGTTCAGAGTTCTGCTGCCGCCTTGGGTATGATCTGATGGATCAAGGCCGTTATGATCACGCCATTTACTGGTTTGAGCTGGCTACTACCCTTCCCAAGAGGGAAACCATGGGCCTACAGGATATGACTTCCACTACTTGGGTTCCCCATCTGCAATTATGTGTATGTTATGACCGCTTAGGCCGGCATGTCAAAGCAAATTACCACAACGAAGTCGCACTTTCCTACTATCCGTCGCACTCAAGTATGCTGAGTAACCGTAAATATTTCCAGGAGCTCCTAGGCGAATCATATGTGAATTTAATTCCAATTTCTTCATAA
- a CDS encoding MerR family transcriptional regulator has product MVRHYTQLELINLSKLPPTTVKRWLDYFSYFVQGIRQGDQMLYPYETLKLLKRISELRMERYHLSTIVRLLIEEGFPMYSKGELDAPASEPQQNSIPVAAAAETDRQQHLVTSLSALANELIRLADHLKQWKVQ; this is encoded by the coding sequence ATGGTACGCCATTATACACAACTGGAATTAATTAATTTATCGAAGCTGCCACCGACTACTGTGAAGCGATGGCTAGATTATTTCTCTTATTTCGTGCAAGGAATACGCCAGGGCGACCAGATGCTCTATCCCTATGAAACTCTGAAACTGTTAAAACGGATCAGTGAGCTGCGCATGGAACGCTACCATTTAAGCACCATTGTACGTCTGCTGATAGAAGAAGGATTCCCGATGTATAGTAAAGGAGAGCTGGACGCCCCTGCTTCAGAGCCACAGCAGAACAGCATTCCTGTAGCCGCGGCTGCGGAGACGGACCGGCAGCAGCATCTCGTGACCTCTCTGTCGGCACTGGCCAATGAGCTGATCCGGCTTGCCGATCATCTGAAGCAATGGAAGGTGCAGTAG
- a CDS encoding acyltransferase gives MDFISEDFQNLFYRYGPGSLIMQKTDINCPEKVAIGRNVLILENSWFTVVHPGQGEPPAISIGDGCSCSRNLIITSANSVILEENVVVGPDVYIADTDHQYRQVGIPIRDQWITSTSQQVRIGAGSELGAHCVIVGEVTIGKGCRVTPNSVVTRDLPDFCIAAGNPAKVVDTFDPEAGLWQVSGEGSC, from the coding sequence ATGGACTTCATCAGCGAGGATTTTCAAAATCTTTTTTACCGCTACGGACCCGGCAGTCTGATCATGCAAAAAACCGATATCAACTGTCCAGAGAAAGTCGCTATCGGCAGGAATGTACTTATACTTGAGAATAGCTGGTTCACGGTCGTTCACCCCGGCCAAGGAGAGCCGCCCGCCATTTCGATCGGGGACGGCTGCAGCTGCAGCCGCAACTTGATCATTACCTCCGCGAACAGTGTCATTCTGGAGGAGAATGTCGTCGTTGGTCCGGATGTATATATTGCCGACACGGACCACCAATACCGCCAGGTCGGCATACCGATCCGCGACCAGTGGATCACCTCCACCAGCCAGCAGGTGCGGATTGGCGCCGGCAGTGAGCTTGGCGCCCATTGTGTCATTGTGGGCGAAGTGACGATTGGTAAGGGCTGCAGGGTCACACCTAACAGCGTAGTAACACGCGATTTACCCGACTTTTGTATCGCGGCAGGTAACCCTGCCAAAGTGGTGGACACCTTCGACCCCGAAGCAGGACTATGGCAGGTGTCCGGTGAGGGCAGCTGTTGA
- a CDS encoding glycosyltransferase — MDDRKVCFIICVNNEELAKRSEQNLRQLIIPDGYKVDIQLVRGALSITAGYDEAMRQSDAKYKVYLHQDVHILNPQFISDIIRLFSNHPSLGMLGAAGAKVLPSSGTWWEAGHKYGRVIDSHTGMLKPLDFLQPEGEYESVESIDGILMVTQYDLPWRKDLFTGWHFYDASHSQEFIAHGYEIGVPKQHLAWCLHDCGVADRNIGYADAQRIFLEYYGYGEIHGQHRFHRIGKGCNIHPTCDLFGMGGVALGNGVKLQADCWIMLPYNNVVSEPRIQIGAGSDIGRRCSLSAVNRIIIGSHVAISPNVNIADHSLAYENIHLPIIKQGVDSFSHTVTIGSGSWIGANSVISGQVSIGKGCVICAGSVVVSGTVIPDYCVAAGAPAKVIKQYDPISRQWLKTDVSSSEPKIPSEPEEIVPVESNSPPLLLSICIPTYNREAELDLCLNSIYSQNTRMQDFEVIVSDNASTDRTRDIVLKYQSRFTNLRYYRNEFNEGADSNFLKCAGYARGEYIKLQGDDDYWLQGSLEEIFRLIEQNKNCSLFFIDILSNTGQVDHSAGVSNYVQHVSIYSTFVSGIIMRKREFAQLPTPELFVGSNLNQVYLTFSILGITPDYCVYRRKLLTSSGKIEGGFSFAQTFIQSYLNILNYFLDKGLSEEALAAEKKHIAYSFLLWWYNYILENNLQQLQPKDFEEVLIEAYHNESYFTDLLTHIKTIQARHHLI, encoded by the coding sequence ATGGATGACCGTAAAGTATGCTTTATTATTTGTGTAAATAACGAGGAGCTGGCTAAGCGCAGTGAGCAGAATCTGAGGCAATTAATCATTCCGGACGGATATAAGGTAGATATTCAATTGGTGAGAGGAGCCCTAAGTATAACGGCTGGTTATGATGAAGCTATGCGCCAGTCAGATGCCAAATATAAGGTGTATCTGCATCAGGATGTCCATATCCTTAATCCGCAGTTTATTTCGGATATCATCCGTCTGTTCTCCAATCATCCGTCACTGGGTATGCTTGGAGCAGCAGGCGCCAAAGTCCTGCCGTCGTCGGGAACCTGGTGGGAAGCAGGGCACAAGTATGGCAGAGTGATTGACAGCCACACTGGAATGCTCAAGCCGCTGGATTTCCTGCAGCCGGAAGGAGAATATGAGAGTGTGGAATCCATCGACGGAATACTGATGGTCACCCAGTATGACCTTCCCTGGCGCAAGGACTTGTTCACCGGCTGGCATTTCTATGATGCCTCGCACAGTCAGGAATTCATTGCCCACGGCTATGAGATTGGCGTTCCCAAGCAGCATCTGGCCTGGTGTCTGCACGATTGCGGAGTTGCGGATCGAAATATCGGTTATGCCGATGCCCAGCGCATCTTCCTGGAGTATTACGGATATGGAGAAATCCACGGCCAACACCGGTTCCACCGTATCGGCAAGGGATGCAATATCCACCCTACCTGTGATCTGTTTGGTATGGGAGGGGTCGCTCTAGGCAATGGCGTTAAGCTTCAAGCAGATTGCTGGATCATGCTTCCCTACAATAATGTTGTCAGTGAACCGCGCATTCAGATTGGTGCGGGAAGTGACATCGGCCGGCGGTGTAGTCTATCGGCAGTCAATCGTATCATTATCGGCTCCCATGTTGCCATTTCTCCTAATGTGAATATAGCGGATCACAGCCTGGCTTACGAGAACATCCATCTGCCCATCATTAAGCAGGGAGTAGATTCCTTTAGCCACACTGTGACAATCGGCTCCGGAAGCTGGATCGGTGCTAACAGCGTTATTTCCGGGCAAGTGTCCATTGGTAAGGGATGTGTCATTTGTGCTGGCTCGGTCGTTGTATCCGGTACAGTAATTCCCGACTATTGTGTAGCAGCCGGCGCGCCTGCCAAAGTAATCAAGCAGTATGATCCCATTTCCCGGCAGTGGCTGAAGACGGATGTCTCATCCAGTGAACCAAAGATCCCGTCAGAACCAGAAGAGATTGTACCAGTTGAAAGCAACAGCCCGCCTTTGCTGCTCAGCATTTGTATTCCTACTTATAACCGCGAAGCAGAGTTGGATTTATGCTTGAACAGTATCTACAGCCAGAACACTAGAATGCAAGATTTCGAAGTAATCGTTTCCGACAATGCCTCTACAGACCGAACCAGAGACATTGTCCTTAAGTACCAGTCACGCTTTACTAATTTGCGCTACTACCGCAACGAATTCAATGAAGGTGCAGACTCCAACTTTCTGAAATGTGCTGGATATGCCCGCGGTGAATACATTAAGCTTCAAGGTGACGATGACTATTGGCTGCAGGGTTCCCTGGAAGAGATATTCCGCCTAATAGAACAAAACAAGAACTGCAGCCTGTTCTTCATTGATATTCTTAGCAACACCGGACAGGTTGACCATTCTGCCGGGGTAAGCAATTATGTGCAGCATGTATCGATTTACAGCACATTTGTTTCGGGAATCATCATGCGTAAGCGGGAATTTGCGCAGCTTCCCACGCCGGAGCTTTTCGTAGGCTCCAATCTCAATCAAGTCTACCTGACGTTCTCTATTCTTGGAATTACACCGGATTATTGCGTGTATCGCCGCAAGCTATTAACAAGCAGCGGCAAGATTGAAGGAGGATTCAGCTTCGCCCAGACATTCATTCAATCATATTTGAATATTCTAAATTATTTCCTGGACAAAGGATTGAGTGAAGAGGCATTGGCAGCTGAGAAGAAACATATTGCCTACTCTTTCCTGCTCTGGTGGTACAATTATATATTGGAGAATAACCTCCAGCAATTGCAGCCCAAAGATTTTGAAGAAGTCTTAATTGAGGCCTACCACAACGAATCATACTTTACCGATCTCCTTACACATATAAAAACCATTCAGGCCAGGCACCACTTAATCTGA
- a CDS encoding glycosyltransferase gives MKYIPPSLYYRFYSYGKDCRIASNGVMSLPEQTAFGTGVMVREGYRLDITVPSAGESSLRIVIGDRCDCNRFLTIHAVNRVELKPGVITGPHVFISDARQIWEKEDNNLSKLVIGEGSWIGAHSSILGNVKIGKGCVVGAGSVVMRDIPDYCVVAGNPAEFRRIYEPSSGEWVRVNSETEARELLENRREEPLLSICLAVRNQAGGLRRCLESIYAQTDDAGLIEVCVLDDASEDDTEDVARHYGIQHRSFHYHHKPVSSGKDLFKVADMARGKFVMLHDPEIPFLQGSLTPFLNVLHTHSECAIVLIQPAAIHRSPQTEELEGLSEFVRHSAIGDPPSLPFVLNREGWESTANLVQAGNYINPMVFRQYELLQSNPHFCLCRSKLTDPPIYLHQLL, from the coding sequence ATGAAGTACATCCCCCCCTCGCTCTATTATCGTTTCTACAGCTATGGCAAGGACTGCAGGATTGCTTCAAACGGGGTAATGTCATTGCCGGAACAGACAGCCTTCGGCACCGGCGTAATGGTTAGGGAGGGCTACCGGTTGGATATCACTGTACCTTCTGCCGGAGAGAGTTCTCTCAGAATCGTTATCGGAGACCGCTGTGATTGCAACCGCTTCTTGACCATTCACGCTGTGAACAGGGTGGAACTGAAGCCAGGTGTAATCACAGGACCCCATGTGTTTATAAGCGATGCCAGACAAATATGGGAAAAGGAGGACAATAACCTTTCTAAGTTAGTAATCGGTGAAGGCTCATGGATCGGTGCACATTCCTCTATCTTAGGCAATGTGAAAATTGGCAAAGGGTGTGTAGTCGGAGCGGGGAGCGTTGTTATGCGGGATATACCGGATTATTGCGTAGTCGCAGGTAATCCGGCTGAATTCCGCCGGATTTACGAGCCTTCGAGCGGAGAATGGGTCCGGGTGAACAGCGAAACAGAAGCCCGGGAACTGCTGGAGAATAGGAGAGAGGAACCTCTATTGTCCATATGCTTGGCGGTACGCAATCAAGCTGGCGGGCTGCGGCGCTGCCTGGAGTCCATCTATGCACAAACCGATGATGCCGGATTAATCGAGGTCTGCGTCCTGGACGATGCCTCGGAAGATGATACAGAGGATGTAGCGCGCCACTATGGAATTCAGCACCGCAGCTTTCACTATCATCATAAACCGGTATCTTCAGGGAAAGACCTCTTTAAGGTGGCGGATATGGCACGCGGGAAATTTGTAATGCTGCACGATCCGGAAATCCCCTTCCTTCAAGGCTCTCTCACTCCGTTTCTGAATGTGCTGCACACTCATTCTGAGTGTGCTATCGTGCTGATTCAGCCCGCGGCTATCCACCGCTCTCCGCAGACAGAGGAGCTGGAAGGATTATCTGAGTTTGTCAGACATTCTGCAATAGGCGACCCTCCGTCTCTCCCCTTTGTTCTAAACAGAGAAGGGTGGGAGTCGACTGCCAATTTGGTGCAAGCCGGTAACTATATTAATCCAATGGTATTCCGGCAATATGAACTCCTGCAGTCCAATCCGCATTTCTGCCTCTGCCGTTCCAAATTGACTGATCCGCCAATCTATTTGCACCAGCTATTGTAA
- a CDS encoding glycosyltransferase family 2 protein yields MPTISLCMIVRNEEKSLGRCLASVADIVDEIVIVDTGSTDRTKEIAASFGARIYDFEWTYNFAAARNYSFSLGTSEYLLWLDADDVIEEADRVRFKALKTSLSSEYHSVAMSYILLTDSDGKPLGILRRNRLLRRDCHFQWTGAVHEYIEVTPPTLESDVCITHKKDKEYTERNLDIYRKMKSAGEEFSPRDQLYFANELFDHGYYHEALENYKIFLADGKGTPQEHIQAYTRMADSYGALGEKADQLLSLSHTFDYDIPQAENCCKMGYYFMDLEQYEQAIYWFELAVSLPRRDDLGLADVSSRTWLPHLQLCVCYDKVGQHRHADYCNEISLAQYAINPSAQYNRDYYTKFLGDKHVQIDGPKLKEREELAP; encoded by the coding sequence TTGCCGACTATTAGTTTGTGTATGATTGTCCGCAATGAAGAGAAGAGCCTGGGCAGATGTCTGGCATCGGTTGCGGACATAGTGGATGAGATCGTTATCGTGGATACCGGCTCCACAGATCGCACTAAGGAAATTGCAGCCAGCTTTGGTGCCCGTATTTATGACTTTGAGTGGACTTACAACTTCGCAGCCGCACGTAATTACTCATTCAGCCTGGGAACCAGTGAGTATCTTCTATGGCTTGATGCAGATGATGTCATTGAAGAGGCAGACAGGGTCCGTTTCAAGGCTTTAAAGACCTCTTTGTCTTCAGAATACCATTCGGTGGCCATGAGCTATATTCTGCTTACTGATTCCGATGGTAAGCCGTTAGGGATCTTAAGACGAAACCGTCTGCTCAGACGCGATTGCCATTTCCAATGGACAGGTGCTGTTCATGAATATATTGAGGTTACGCCGCCCACGCTGGAGAGCGATGTATGTATTACGCACAAAAAAGACAAAGAATACACCGAACGGAATCTGGATATTTACCGGAAGATGAAGTCTGCTGGAGAGGAATTCTCACCAAGAGACCAGTTATATTTCGCCAATGAGCTATTTGATCATGGTTACTATCATGAGGCGCTGGAGAACTATAAGATCTTCCTGGCAGATGGCAAAGGTACGCCACAGGAGCATATTCAAGCATATACGAGGATGGCGGACAGCTACGGGGCGCTCGGGGAGAAAGCGGACCAGTTGCTGTCTCTGAGCCACACCTTCGATTACGATATTCCACAAGCGGAAAACTGCTGCAAAATGGGCTATTATTTTATGGATTTAGAGCAGTATGAACAGGCAATTTACTGGTTCGAGCTTGCGGTATCGTTGCCGAGAAGAGATGACCTGGGATTAGCGGATGTTTCTTCCCGGACCTGGCTGCCTCATCTGCAGCTCTGTGTCTGTTATGACAAGGTTGGGCAACACAGACATGCTGACTATTGCAATGAGATTTCACTTGCACAATACGCTATCAATCCCAGCGCCCAATATAACCGGGATTACTATACTAAATTTCTGGGTGACAAGCATGTACAAATAGACGGCCCCAAGCTTAAAGAACGAGAGGAGTTAGCCCCATGA